Proteins from a single region of Camelus ferus isolate YT-003-E chromosome 23, BCGSAC_Cfer_1.0, whole genome shotgun sequence:
- the LOC106730998 gene encoding coiled-coil domain-containing protein 144B-like isoform X4, which yields MARGSKKYSTEKYPHLKPAVGVKDSVPNKTGEMKNLQIFKSDSSDWDSTSLSLNNEAGRRAEHLKVDKCPLVSQSVTTNQSAPTELRQTAPVDKDQMNIGAVFLSENAALHDLCESQLPENRSSKEADLDLERTSEEEQERLDGSENNHSQDKCVLQACTVKEKKSEDQIKQINLSLVHLQKTPREPEVNKEHDRKDVPVSSKHSCLEKHEDMWVKQGKLDWKNNFKFITKKSYQKISKIHEKCKITFHRKVESLHDNSELHGDLKELPSNVTDNIFDCEEKDAPGASVSVGSQAFSEHKEPSLENVFPSYSKSKSTEYGSKLYLDENKLDESDKPDTEHVFNKNEESFYNRENEVRNQVPFTVSEDQEFDTKRIQKRNQNTGNQTLDMHLRLK from the exons ATGGCTAGAGGATCCAAGAAAT ATTCCACTGAAAAATATCCTCACTTGAAG CCTGCAGTTGGAGTGAAAGATTCTGTTCCTaataaaacaggagaaatgaagaatttaCAAATATTCAAATCAG attcttcagacTGGGATTCTACTAGTTTGAGCCTCAATAATGAGGCTGGTCGAAGAGCCGAGCATTTGAAAGTTGATAAATGTCCGTTGGTATCGCAATCAGTGACCACAAACCAGTCAGCACCCACAGAACTGAGGCAGACGGCCCCAGTAGATAAAGACCAGATGAATATTGGAGCCGTGTTTCTGTCAGAAAATGCAGCGCTCCATGACCTGTGTGAATCACAGCTGCCAGAGAACAGAAGCAGCAAAGAAG CAGACCTAGACTTAGAAAGGACATCTGAGGAAGAGCAAGAAAGACTTGATGGAAGTGAAAATAACCACTCACAg GATAAATGTGTTTTACAAGCATgtactgtgaaagaaaagaaatctgaagatcaAATCAAGCAGATTAATCTTTCACTTGTGCATCTGCAAAAAACGCCTAGAGAACCAGAAGTGAATAAGGAACATGACAGAAAGGATGTACCTGTATCTTCAAAACATTCTTGTCTGGAGAAGCATGAGGACATGTGGGTCAAACAAGGCAAATTagactggaaaaataatttcaaatttatcaCAAAGAAGTCATatcagaaaataagtaaaatccatgaaaaatgcaaaattacttttcatcGTAAGGTGGAGTCACTACATGACAACTCGGAACTACATGGTGACTTAAAGGAACTACCTTCCAATGTGACAGATAATATATTTGATTGTGAGGAAAAAGATGCACCTGGAGCCTCTGTCTCTGTAGGATCCCAGGCATTCTCTGAACACAAAGAGCCCagtcttgaaaatgtttttccatcTTATTCCAAGTCTAAGTCAACAGAGTATGGTTCAAAACTTTATTTAGATGAAAATAAGTTAGATGAAAGTGATAAACCAGACACTGAACACGTTTTTAACAAAAATGAGGAGAGTTTTTATaatagagaaaatgaagtaaGGAACCAAGTTCCATTTACAGTGAGTGAAGACCAAGAATTTGatacaaaaagaatacaaaaaaggaaccaaaatacTGGAAATCAGACATTGGACATGCACCTCAG GTTGAAGTAG
- the LOC106730998 gene encoding coiled-coil domain-containing protein 144B-like isoform X11, with translation MARGSKKYSTEKYPHLKPAVGVKDSVPNKTGEMKNLQIFKSADLDLERTSEEEQERLDGSENNHSQDKCVLQACTVKEKKSEDQIKQINLSLVHLQKTPREPEVNKEHDRKDVPVSSKHSCLEKHEDMWVKQGKLDWKNNFKFITKKSYQKISKIHEKCKITFHRKVESLHDNSELHGDLKELPSNVTDNIFDCEEKDAPGASVSVGSQAFSEHKEPSLENVFPSYSKSKSTEYGSKLYLDENKLDESDKPDTEHVFNKNEESFYNRENEVRNQVPFTVSEDQEFDTKRIQKRNQNTGNQTLDMHLRLK, from the exons ATGGCTAGAGGATCCAAGAAAT ATTCCACTGAAAAATATCCTCACTTGAAG CCTGCAGTTGGAGTGAAAGATTCTGTTCCTaataaaacaggagaaatgaagaatttaCAAATATTCAAATCAG CAGACCTAGACTTAGAAAGGACATCTGAGGAAGAGCAAGAAAGACTTGATGGAAGTGAAAATAACCACTCACAg GATAAATGTGTTTTACAAGCATgtactgtgaaagaaaagaaatctgaagatcaAATCAAGCAGATTAATCTTTCACTTGTGCATCTGCAAAAAACGCCTAGAGAACCAGAAGTGAATAAGGAACATGACAGAAAGGATGTACCTGTATCTTCAAAACATTCTTGTCTGGAGAAGCATGAGGACATGTGGGTCAAACAAGGCAAATTagactggaaaaataatttcaaatttatcaCAAAGAAGTCATatcagaaaataagtaaaatccatgaaaaatgcaaaattacttttcatcGTAAGGTGGAGTCACTACATGACAACTCGGAACTACATGGTGACTTAAAGGAACTACCTTCCAATGTGACAGATAATATATTTGATTGTGAGGAAAAAGATGCACCTGGAGCCTCTGTCTCTGTAGGATCCCAGGCATTCTCTGAACACAAAGAGCCCagtcttgaaaatgtttttccatcTTATTCCAAGTCTAAGTCAACAGAGTATGGTTCAAAACTTTATTTAGATGAAAATAAGTTAGATGAAAGTGATAAACCAGACACTGAACACGTTTTTAACAAAAATGAGGAGAGTTTTTATaatagagaaaatgaagtaaGGAACCAAGTTCCATTTACAGTGAGTGAAGACCAAGAATTTGatacaaaaagaatacaaaaaaggaaccaaaatacTGGAAATCAGACATTGGACATGCACCTCAG GTTGAAGTAG
- the LOC106730998 gene encoding coiled-coil domain-containing protein 144B-like isoform X12: MARGSKKYSTEKYPHLKPAVGVKDSVPNKTGEMKNLQIFKSDLDLERTSEEEQERLDGSENNHSQDKCVLQACTVKEKKSEDQIKQINLSLVHLQKTPREPEVNKEHDRKDVPVSSKHSCLEKHEDMWVKQGKLDWKNNFKFITKKSYQKISKIHEKCKITFHRKVESLHDNSELHGDLKELPSNVTDNIFDCEEKDAPGASVSVGSQAFSEHKEPSLENVFPSYSKSKSTEYGSKLYLDENKLDESDKPDTEHVFNKNEESFYNRENEVRNQVPFTVSEDQEFDTKRIQKRNQNTGNQTLDMHLRLK, from the exons ATGGCTAGAGGATCCAAGAAAT ATTCCACTGAAAAATATCCTCACTTGAAG CCTGCAGTTGGAGTGAAAGATTCTGTTCCTaataaaacaggagaaatgaagaatttaCAAATATTCAAATCAG ACCTAGACTTAGAAAGGACATCTGAGGAAGAGCAAGAAAGACTTGATGGAAGTGAAAATAACCACTCACAg GATAAATGTGTTTTACAAGCATgtactgtgaaagaaaagaaatctgaagatcaAATCAAGCAGATTAATCTTTCACTTGTGCATCTGCAAAAAACGCCTAGAGAACCAGAAGTGAATAAGGAACATGACAGAAAGGATGTACCTGTATCTTCAAAACATTCTTGTCTGGAGAAGCATGAGGACATGTGGGTCAAACAAGGCAAATTagactggaaaaataatttcaaatttatcaCAAAGAAGTCATatcagaaaataagtaaaatccatgaaaaatgcaaaattacttttcatcGTAAGGTGGAGTCACTACATGACAACTCGGAACTACATGGTGACTTAAAGGAACTACCTTCCAATGTGACAGATAATATATTTGATTGTGAGGAAAAAGATGCACCTGGAGCCTCTGTCTCTGTAGGATCCCAGGCATTCTCTGAACACAAAGAGCCCagtcttgaaaatgtttttccatcTTATTCCAAGTCTAAGTCAACAGAGTATGGTTCAAAACTTTATTTAGATGAAAATAAGTTAGATGAAAGTGATAAACCAGACACTGAACACGTTTTTAACAAAAATGAGGAGAGTTTTTATaatagagaaaatgaagtaaGGAACCAAGTTCCATTTACAGTGAGTGAAGACCAAGAATTTGatacaaaaagaatacaaaaaaggaaccaaaatacTGGAAATCAGACATTGGACATGCACCTCAG GTTGAAGTAG
- the LOC106730998 gene encoding coiled-coil domain-containing protein 144B-like isoform X7 gives MARGSKKCRHTNSPYSTEKYPHLKPAVGVKDSVPNKTGEMKNLQIFKSADLDLERTSEEEQERLDGSENNHSQDKCVLQACTVKEKKSEDQIKQINLSLVHLQKTPREPEVNKEHDRKDVPVSSKHSCLEKHEDMWVKQGKLDWKNNFKFITKKSYQKISKIHEKCKITFHRKVESLHDNSELHGDLKELPSNVTDNIFDCEEKDAPGASVSVGSQAFSEHKEPSLENVFPSYSKSKSTEYGSKLYLDENKLDESDKPDTEHVFNKNEESFYNRENEVRNQVPFTVSEDQEFDTKRIQKRNQNTGNQTLDMHLRLK, from the exons ATGGCTAGAGGATCCAAGAAATGTAGGCATACCAATAGCCCAT ATTCCACTGAAAAATATCCTCACTTGAAG CCTGCAGTTGGAGTGAAAGATTCTGTTCCTaataaaacaggagaaatgaagaatttaCAAATATTCAAATCAG CAGACCTAGACTTAGAAAGGACATCTGAGGAAGAGCAAGAAAGACTTGATGGAAGTGAAAATAACCACTCACAg GATAAATGTGTTTTACAAGCATgtactgtgaaagaaaagaaatctgaagatcaAATCAAGCAGATTAATCTTTCACTTGTGCATCTGCAAAAAACGCCTAGAGAACCAGAAGTGAATAAGGAACATGACAGAAAGGATGTACCTGTATCTTCAAAACATTCTTGTCTGGAGAAGCATGAGGACATGTGGGTCAAACAAGGCAAATTagactggaaaaataatttcaaatttatcaCAAAGAAGTCATatcagaaaataagtaaaatccatgaaaaatgcaaaattacttttcatcGTAAGGTGGAGTCACTACATGACAACTCGGAACTACATGGTGACTTAAAGGAACTACCTTCCAATGTGACAGATAATATATTTGATTGTGAGGAAAAAGATGCACCTGGAGCCTCTGTCTCTGTAGGATCCCAGGCATTCTCTGAACACAAAGAGCCCagtcttgaaaatgtttttccatcTTATTCCAAGTCTAAGTCAACAGAGTATGGTTCAAAACTTTATTTAGATGAAAATAAGTTAGATGAAAGTGATAAACCAGACACTGAACACGTTTTTAACAAAAATGAGGAGAGTTTTTATaatagagaaaatgaagtaaGGAACCAAGTTCCATTTACAGTGAGTGAAGACCAAGAATTTGatacaaaaagaatacaaaaaaggaaccaaaatacTGGAAATCAGACATTGGACATGCACCTCAG GTTGAAGTAG
- the LOC106730998 gene encoding coiled-coil domain-containing protein 144B-like isoform X8, with amino-acid sequence MARGSKKCRHTNSPYSTEKYPHLKPAVGVKDSVPNKTGEMKNLQIFKSDLDLERTSEEEQERLDGSENNHSQDKCVLQACTVKEKKSEDQIKQINLSLVHLQKTPREPEVNKEHDRKDVPVSSKHSCLEKHEDMWVKQGKLDWKNNFKFITKKSYQKISKIHEKCKITFHRKVESLHDNSELHGDLKELPSNVTDNIFDCEEKDAPGASVSVGSQAFSEHKEPSLENVFPSYSKSKSTEYGSKLYLDENKLDESDKPDTEHVFNKNEESFYNRENEVRNQVPFTVSEDQEFDTKRIQKRNQNTGNQTLDMHLRLK; translated from the exons ATGGCTAGAGGATCCAAGAAATGTAGGCATACCAATAGCCCAT ATTCCACTGAAAAATATCCTCACTTGAAG CCTGCAGTTGGAGTGAAAGATTCTGTTCCTaataaaacaggagaaatgaagaatttaCAAATATTCAAATCAG ACCTAGACTTAGAAAGGACATCTGAGGAAGAGCAAGAAAGACTTGATGGAAGTGAAAATAACCACTCACAg GATAAATGTGTTTTACAAGCATgtactgtgaaagaaaagaaatctgaagatcaAATCAAGCAGATTAATCTTTCACTTGTGCATCTGCAAAAAACGCCTAGAGAACCAGAAGTGAATAAGGAACATGACAGAAAGGATGTACCTGTATCTTCAAAACATTCTTGTCTGGAGAAGCATGAGGACATGTGGGTCAAACAAGGCAAATTagactggaaaaataatttcaaatttatcaCAAAGAAGTCATatcagaaaataagtaaaatccatgaaaaatgcaaaattacttttcatcGTAAGGTGGAGTCACTACATGACAACTCGGAACTACATGGTGACTTAAAGGAACTACCTTCCAATGTGACAGATAATATATTTGATTGTGAGGAAAAAGATGCACCTGGAGCCTCTGTCTCTGTAGGATCCCAGGCATTCTCTGAACACAAAGAGCCCagtcttgaaaatgtttttccatcTTATTCCAAGTCTAAGTCAACAGAGTATGGTTCAAAACTTTATTTAGATGAAAATAAGTTAGATGAAAGTGATAAACCAGACACTGAACACGTTTTTAACAAAAATGAGGAGAGTTTTTATaatagagaaaatgaagtaaGGAACCAAGTTCCATTTACAGTGAGTGAAGACCAAGAATTTGatacaaaaagaatacaaaaaaggaaccaaaatacTGGAAATCAGACATTGGACATGCACCTCAG GTTGAAGTAG
- the LOC106730998 gene encoding coiled-coil domain-containing protein 144B-like isoform X3, which translates to MARGSKKCRHTNSPYSTEKYPHLKPAVGVKDSVPNKTGEMKNLQIFKSDSSDWDSTSLSLNNEAGRRAEHLKVDKCPLVSQSVTTNQSAPTELRQTAPVDKDQMNIGAVFLSENAALHDLCESQLPENRSSKEADLDLERTSEEEQERLDGSENNHSQACTVKEKKSEDQIKQINLSLVHLQKTPREPEVNKEHDRKDVPVSSKHSCLEKHEDMWVKQGKLDWKNNFKFITKKSYQKISKIHEKCKITFHRKVESLHDNSELHGDLKELPSNVTDNIFDCEEKDAPGASVSVGSQAFSEHKEPSLENVFPSYSKSKSTEYGSKLYLDENKLDESDKPDTEHVFNKNEESFYNRENEVRNQVPFTVSEDQEFDTKRIQKRNQNTGNQTLDMHLRLK; encoded by the exons ATGGCTAGAGGATCCAAGAAATGTAGGCATACCAATAGCCCAT ATTCCACTGAAAAATATCCTCACTTGAAG CCTGCAGTTGGAGTGAAAGATTCTGTTCCTaataaaacaggagaaatgaagaatttaCAAATATTCAAATCAG attcttcagacTGGGATTCTACTAGTTTGAGCCTCAATAATGAGGCTGGTCGAAGAGCCGAGCATTTGAAAGTTGATAAATGTCCGTTGGTATCGCAATCAGTGACCACAAACCAGTCAGCACCCACAGAACTGAGGCAGACGGCCCCAGTAGATAAAGACCAGATGAATATTGGAGCCGTGTTTCTGTCAGAAAATGCAGCGCTCCATGACCTGTGTGAATCACAGCTGCCAGAGAACAGAAGCAGCAAAGAAG CAGACCTAGACTTAGAAAGGACATCTGAGGAAGAGCAAGAAAGACTTGATGGAAGTGAAAATAACCACTCACAg GCATgtactgtgaaagaaaagaaatctgaagatcaAATCAAGCAGATTAATCTTTCACTTGTGCATCTGCAAAAAACGCCTAGAGAACCAGAAGTGAATAAGGAACATGACAGAAAGGATGTACCTGTATCTTCAAAACATTCTTGTCTGGAGAAGCATGAGGACATGTGGGTCAAACAAGGCAAATTagactggaaaaataatttcaaatttatcaCAAAGAAGTCATatcagaaaataagtaaaatccatgaaaaatgcaaaattacttttcatcGTAAGGTGGAGTCACTACATGACAACTCGGAACTACATGGTGACTTAAAGGAACTACCTTCCAATGTGACAGATAATATATTTGATTGTGAGGAAAAAGATGCACCTGGAGCCTCTGTCTCTGTAGGATCCCAGGCATTCTCTGAACACAAAGAGCCCagtcttgaaaatgtttttccatcTTATTCCAAGTCTAAGTCAACAGAGTATGGTTCAAAACTTTATTTAGATGAAAATAAGTTAGATGAAAGTGATAAACCAGACACTGAACACGTTTTTAACAAAAATGAGGAGAGTTTTTATaatagagaaaatgaagtaaGGAACCAAGTTCCATTTACAGTGAGTGAAGACCAAGAATTTGatacaaaaagaatacaaaaaaggaaccaaaatacTGGAAATCAGACATTGGACATGCACCTCAG GTTGAAGTAG
- the LOC106730998 gene encoding coiled-coil domain-containing protein 144B-like isoform X5, with amino-acid sequence MARGSKKCRHTNSPYSTEKYPHLKPAVGVKDSVPNKTGEMKNLQIFKSDSSDWDSTSLSLNNEAGRRAEHLKVDKCPLVSQSVTTNQSAPTELRQTAPVDKDQMNIGAVFLSENAALHDLCESQLPENRSSKEDLDLERTSEEEQERLDGSENNHSQACTVKEKKSEDQIKQINLSLVHLQKTPREPEVNKEHDRKDVPVSSKHSCLEKHEDMWVKQGKLDWKNNFKFITKKSYQKISKIHEKCKITFHRKVESLHDNSELHGDLKELPSNVTDNIFDCEEKDAPGASVSVGSQAFSEHKEPSLENVFPSYSKSKSTEYGSKLYLDENKLDESDKPDTEHVFNKNEESFYNRENEVRNQVPFTVSEDQEFDTKRIQKRNQNTGNQTLDMHLRLK; translated from the exons ATGGCTAGAGGATCCAAGAAATGTAGGCATACCAATAGCCCAT ATTCCACTGAAAAATATCCTCACTTGAAG CCTGCAGTTGGAGTGAAAGATTCTGTTCCTaataaaacaggagaaatgaagaatttaCAAATATTCAAATCAG attcttcagacTGGGATTCTACTAGTTTGAGCCTCAATAATGAGGCTGGTCGAAGAGCCGAGCATTTGAAAGTTGATAAATGTCCGTTGGTATCGCAATCAGTGACCACAAACCAGTCAGCACCCACAGAACTGAGGCAGACGGCCCCAGTAGATAAAGACCAGATGAATATTGGAGCCGTGTTTCTGTCAGAAAATGCAGCGCTCCATGACCTGTGTGAATCACAGCTGCCAGAGAACAGAAGCAGCAAAGAAG ACCTAGACTTAGAAAGGACATCTGAGGAAGAGCAAGAAAGACTTGATGGAAGTGAAAATAACCACTCACAg GCATgtactgtgaaagaaaagaaatctgaagatcaAATCAAGCAGATTAATCTTTCACTTGTGCATCTGCAAAAAACGCCTAGAGAACCAGAAGTGAATAAGGAACATGACAGAAAGGATGTACCTGTATCTTCAAAACATTCTTGTCTGGAGAAGCATGAGGACATGTGGGTCAAACAAGGCAAATTagactggaaaaataatttcaaatttatcaCAAAGAAGTCATatcagaaaataagtaaaatccatgaaaaatgcaaaattacttttcatcGTAAGGTGGAGTCACTACATGACAACTCGGAACTACATGGTGACTTAAAGGAACTACCTTCCAATGTGACAGATAATATATTTGATTGTGAGGAAAAAGATGCACCTGGAGCCTCTGTCTCTGTAGGATCCCAGGCATTCTCTGAACACAAAGAGCCCagtcttgaaaatgtttttccatcTTATTCCAAGTCTAAGTCAACAGAGTATGGTTCAAAACTTTATTTAGATGAAAATAAGTTAGATGAAAGTGATAAACCAGACACTGAACACGTTTTTAACAAAAATGAGGAGAGTTTTTATaatagagaaaatgaagtaaGGAACCAAGTTCCATTTACAGTGAGTGAAGACCAAGAATTTGatacaaaaagaatacaaaaaaggaaccaaaatacTGGAAATCAGACATTGGACATGCACCTCAG GTTGAAGTAG
- the LOC106730998 gene encoding coiled-coil domain-containing protein 144B-like isoform X1 codes for MARGSKKCRHTNSPYSTEKYPHLKPAVGVKDSVPNKTGEMKNLQIFKSDSSDWDSTSLSLNNEAGRRAEHLKVDKCPLVSQSVTTNQSAPTELRQTAPVDKDQMNIGAVFLSENAALHDLCESQLPENRSSKEADLDLERTSEEEQERLDGSENNHSQDKCVLQACTVKEKKSEDQIKQINLSLVHLQKTPREPEVNKEHDRKDVPVSSKHSCLEKHEDMWVKQGKLDWKNNFKFITKKSYQKISKIHEKCKITFHRKVESLHDNSELHGDLKELPSNVTDNIFDCEEKDAPGASVSVGSQAFSEHKEPSLENVFPSYSKSKSTEYGSKLYLDENKLDESDKPDTEHVFNKNEESFYNRENEVRNQVPFTVSEDQEFDTKRIQKRNQNTGNQTLDMHLRLK; via the exons ATGGCTAGAGGATCCAAGAAATGTAGGCATACCAATAGCCCAT ATTCCACTGAAAAATATCCTCACTTGAAG CCTGCAGTTGGAGTGAAAGATTCTGTTCCTaataaaacaggagaaatgaagaatttaCAAATATTCAAATCAG attcttcagacTGGGATTCTACTAGTTTGAGCCTCAATAATGAGGCTGGTCGAAGAGCCGAGCATTTGAAAGTTGATAAATGTCCGTTGGTATCGCAATCAGTGACCACAAACCAGTCAGCACCCACAGAACTGAGGCAGACGGCCCCAGTAGATAAAGACCAGATGAATATTGGAGCCGTGTTTCTGTCAGAAAATGCAGCGCTCCATGACCTGTGTGAATCACAGCTGCCAGAGAACAGAAGCAGCAAAGAAG CAGACCTAGACTTAGAAAGGACATCTGAGGAAGAGCAAGAAAGACTTGATGGAAGTGAAAATAACCACTCACAg GATAAATGTGTTTTACAAGCATgtactgtgaaagaaaagaaatctgaagatcaAATCAAGCAGATTAATCTTTCACTTGTGCATCTGCAAAAAACGCCTAGAGAACCAGAAGTGAATAAGGAACATGACAGAAAGGATGTACCTGTATCTTCAAAACATTCTTGTCTGGAGAAGCATGAGGACATGTGGGTCAAACAAGGCAAATTagactggaaaaataatttcaaatttatcaCAAAGAAGTCATatcagaaaataagtaaaatccatgaaaaatgcaaaattacttttcatcGTAAGGTGGAGTCACTACATGACAACTCGGAACTACATGGTGACTTAAAGGAACTACCTTCCAATGTGACAGATAATATATTTGATTGTGAGGAAAAAGATGCACCTGGAGCCTCTGTCTCTGTAGGATCCCAGGCATTCTCTGAACACAAAGAGCCCagtcttgaaaatgtttttccatcTTATTCCAAGTCTAAGTCAACAGAGTATGGTTCAAAACTTTATTTAGATGAAAATAAGTTAGATGAAAGTGATAAACCAGACACTGAACACGTTTTTAACAAAAATGAGGAGAGTTTTTATaatagagaaaatgaagtaaGGAACCAAGTTCCATTTACAGTGAGTGAAGACCAAGAATTTGatacaaaaagaatacaaaaaaggaaccaaaatacTGGAAATCAGACATTGGACATGCACCTCAG GTTGAAGTAG
- the LOC106730998 gene encoding coiled-coil domain-containing protein 144B-like isoform X2: MARGSKKCRHTNSPYSTEKYPHLKPAVGVKDSVPNKTGEMKNLQIFKSDSSDWDSTSLSLNNEAGRRAEHLKVDKCPLVSQSVTTNQSAPTELRQTAPVDKDQMNIGAVFLSENAALHDLCESQLPENRSSKEDLDLERTSEEEQERLDGSENNHSQDKCVLQACTVKEKKSEDQIKQINLSLVHLQKTPREPEVNKEHDRKDVPVSSKHSCLEKHEDMWVKQGKLDWKNNFKFITKKSYQKISKIHEKCKITFHRKVESLHDNSELHGDLKELPSNVTDNIFDCEEKDAPGASVSVGSQAFSEHKEPSLENVFPSYSKSKSTEYGSKLYLDENKLDESDKPDTEHVFNKNEESFYNRENEVRNQVPFTVSEDQEFDTKRIQKRNQNTGNQTLDMHLRLK; this comes from the exons ATGGCTAGAGGATCCAAGAAATGTAGGCATACCAATAGCCCAT ATTCCACTGAAAAATATCCTCACTTGAAG CCTGCAGTTGGAGTGAAAGATTCTGTTCCTaataaaacaggagaaatgaagaatttaCAAATATTCAAATCAG attcttcagacTGGGATTCTACTAGTTTGAGCCTCAATAATGAGGCTGGTCGAAGAGCCGAGCATTTGAAAGTTGATAAATGTCCGTTGGTATCGCAATCAGTGACCACAAACCAGTCAGCACCCACAGAACTGAGGCAGACGGCCCCAGTAGATAAAGACCAGATGAATATTGGAGCCGTGTTTCTGTCAGAAAATGCAGCGCTCCATGACCTGTGTGAATCACAGCTGCCAGAGAACAGAAGCAGCAAAGAAG ACCTAGACTTAGAAAGGACATCTGAGGAAGAGCAAGAAAGACTTGATGGAAGTGAAAATAACCACTCACAg GATAAATGTGTTTTACAAGCATgtactgtgaaagaaaagaaatctgaagatcaAATCAAGCAGATTAATCTTTCACTTGTGCATCTGCAAAAAACGCCTAGAGAACCAGAAGTGAATAAGGAACATGACAGAAAGGATGTACCTGTATCTTCAAAACATTCTTGTCTGGAGAAGCATGAGGACATGTGGGTCAAACAAGGCAAATTagactggaaaaataatttcaaatttatcaCAAAGAAGTCATatcagaaaataagtaaaatccatgaaaaatgcaaaattacttttcatcGTAAGGTGGAGTCACTACATGACAACTCGGAACTACATGGTGACTTAAAGGAACTACCTTCCAATGTGACAGATAATATATTTGATTGTGAGGAAAAAGATGCACCTGGAGCCTCTGTCTCTGTAGGATCCCAGGCATTCTCTGAACACAAAGAGCCCagtcttgaaaatgtttttccatcTTATTCCAAGTCTAAGTCAACAGAGTATGGTTCAAAACTTTATTTAGATGAAAATAAGTTAGATGAAAGTGATAAACCAGACACTGAACACGTTTTTAACAAAAATGAGGAGAGTTTTTATaatagagaaaatgaagtaaGGAACCAAGTTCCATTTACAGTGAGTGAAGACCAAGAATTTGatacaaaaagaatacaaaaaaggaaccaaaatacTGGAAATCAGACATTGGACATGCACCTCAG GTTGAAGTAG